A DNA window from Trichosurus vulpecula isolate mTriVul1 chromosome 2, mTriVul1.pri, whole genome shotgun sequence contains the following coding sequences:
- the LOC118838805 gene encoding cytochrome b-c1 complex subunit 6, mitochondrial-like gives MVWGSDKKALEGRNPKKKDEEEEEEEEEEQELVDPLTTVREYCEQIEKCVKARERLETCTNRVSSSPHTEEDCTEELFDFLHARDHCVAHTLFQSVK, from the coding sequence ATGGTGTGGGGGAGTGATAAGAAGGCGCTGGAAGGCAGGAACCCcaagaagaaagatgaagaagaagaagaagaggaggaagaagagcaagaaTTGGTGGATCCCCTGACCACCGTGAGGGAGTACTGTGAACAGATAGAGAAATGCGTTAAAGCCCGAGAGCGGCTAGAGACATGCACGAACCGAGTATCCTCGAGCCCCCACACTGAGGAGGACTGCACCGAGGAGCTGTTTGACTTCCTGCATGCCCGAGACCACTGTGTGGCTCACACACTCTTTCAAAGTGTGAAATAA